The genomic interval GCGGGGTGGCACCGTTGCTGCCGTGCCGGGCCACCATCGCCACGTCGACGGTGAACTCGAAGAGCCGCCAGTCGACCTGCGGTGCGGCCCGCAGGTTGCCGGCGAGCTGGTCCACCCGGGCCTGGTCGGTCACCGGGCGGGCCCGACCGGCGACGTAGGCCTCGTCGTCGCTGTCCTCGGGTGGGAAGGAGTGCAGCGCGTAGCGCCCGTCCCGTTCGAGGTCGCGCCGCTTCGGGGAGTCGACGACGAAACAGAAGAGTCCCTCGTCGGTGATGACCGGGGACACCGGGTGCACCCGCGGCCCACCGTCGGCGCGCACGGTCGCCAGGTAGCCGAGACCCGGACCGTACTGCTGGATGAGGACGCGGATCGCGTCGGCGAGTCGAGGCTCGTCAGAGGCGAATTCGGACCAGGATGCCATGGGTACATTCTATCGAACACATGTTCGATCACCTACCCCGAACCCACCCCGATCCCACCCTTCGGCGAGGTCGCGGCCAGCCGGCCGCACCCGACCGCTAAGGTGATCCGGTGCTGCTCTCCGACCACGACCTAGTGATCGAGATCAAGGCGGGCACCCTCGCGCTGGAGCCGTTCGAGCCCGCGCTGGTGCAGCCGTCGAGCATCGACGTACGCCTGGATCGGCTCTTCCGGGTCTTCAACAACCACCTCTACACGCACATCGACCCGGCCGTGCAGCAGGACGAGCTGACCTCGCTGGTCGACGTGCCGGACGGCGAGCCGTTCGTGCTGCACCCGGGTGAGTTCGTGCTCGCCTCCACCCTGGAGGTGATCTCGCTCGGCGACCAGCTCGCGGGCCGGCTGGAGGGAAAGGCGTTGGCCGTGGACACGCCCATCCCGACTCCGGCAGGGTGGCGGGAGATGGGCGACCTGAGGGTGGGCGATCTCGTCTTCGATGATCGGGGCCAACCGGTACGGATCGTGGCTGCGACTGACGTGATGACCAACCGTCCCTGCTTCCGGGTCAGTTTCTCGGACGGTGAGTCGATCGTCGCCGACGCCGATCATCGGTGGATCACCACCACGAAGCTGGAGCGCAAGTACATCGCCCGCGGCACGCTCGCGGCCGGCTCGGTTCGGACGACCGCCGAGATTGCCGGCGATCTTCGCTACGGTGACAAGGAGCGAAACCACCATATCCACGTCACCGAGCCGGTCCATTACCCCACCCGTGACCTGCTCGTGGACCCCTATGTTCTCGGTGCGTGGCTCGGCGACGGCACATCGGCCAGTGCCGAGTTCACCTGCGCCGACGAATCGATTCTCGACGAGATCCGACGTGCCGGCTACCCGGTCTCGAAGGTCAGCGGTCGCTACCGGTACCGGATCGGCGGGGTAGGCCACACACGCGACGCCAGCAGCGGTCGGTATTCGGCGAACGGGTCGTTGTCGAGCCTGCTCAAACAACTCGGCGTCGTCGGCAACAAGCATGTGCCGGCCGAGTACCTCACGGCCGATGTCGACCAGCGCACCGCGCTGTTGCAGGGCCTCATGGACACCGACGGCCACATCGACGATCTGGGCCGCTGTGAGTTCGTCAGCACCAGGGAAAGGCTTGCGGACGCGGTGGTCGAACTCGCCGCAAGTCTCGGACTGAGGCCGGTGAAACGGAAGAAGCGGGCGGTCCTGAACGGCGTGGAGTGCGGGGTGGCGTTCCAGGTCAAGTTCACGCCACACCTACCGGTCTTCCGGCTGCCCCGGAAGCTCGCACGACAGAAGGCTGGCCGGTTCCACCGTTTCCGTGCGGTCGACGACGTGCGGCCCGTGGAGTCCGTCCCGGTCCGCTGCATCCAGGTGGCGGATCCGCGTGGGATGTTCCTCGCCGGCCG from Plantactinospora sp. BC1 carries:
- a CDS encoding pyridoxamine 5'-phosphate oxidase family protein, producing MASWSEFASDEPRLADAIRVLIQQYGPGLGYLATVRADGGPRVHPVSPVITDEGLFCFVVDSPKRRDLERDGRYALHSFPPEDSDDEAYVAGRARPVTDQARVDQLAGNLRAAPQVDWRLFEFTVDVAMVARHGSNGATPLAAGDRSERPAVQVWLDPAGAVTTGEGVAGGGTAAGPKRRGRRRAVEAEPVPTP